In Deinococcus puniceus, one genomic interval encodes:
- a CDS encoding SDR family oxidoreductase, which yields MTSSATSLTASPFDVSGRVVAVTGASKGIGWALVQALAAAGATVIGGARDVSGLTLPGATFLPLDVTDETSVGAFAEAAKQAGVDSLVNNAGVGSFLPVQDITPAEYHRVMDTNVLGTLLVTRALIGQFQARHARGHTSSLVNITSDVSGRTFAGGALYTASKYAQRAITQALAHEGHSYGLRVTEIRPGMVDTYFADSQQGEAHKAAWLRPEDVAQATLYALSAPAHARIDEILLHPTVQDVAF from the coding sequence ATGACCTCAAGTGCAACCAGCCTGACCGCCAGCCCATTCGATGTCTCAGGCCGCGTGGTGGCTGTTACAGGCGCAAGCAAAGGCATCGGCTGGGCGCTGGTGCAGGCGTTGGCTGCGGCGGGCGCGACGGTCATCGGCGGAGCGCGGGACGTGTCGGGCCTGACCCTGCCGGGTGCAACTTTTTTGCCGCTGGACGTGACCGACGAAACCAGCGTGGGTGCTTTTGCCGAAGCTGCCAAACAAGCGGGCGTAGATTCTTTGGTCAACAACGCGGGTGTCGGTTCCTTTTTGCCCGTGCAGGACATCACCCCTGCCGAATACCACCGCGTGATGGACACCAACGTTCTGGGCACGCTGTTGGTCACGCGGGCCTTGATCGGGCAGTTTCAGGCGCGGCACGCGCGGGGCCACACGTCCAGCCTCGTGAACATCACCAGCGATGTTTCGGGCCGCACCTTTGCAGGCGGCGCACTTTATACGGCCAGCAAATACGCCCAGCGGGCCATCACGCAAGCACTCGCGCACGAGGGCCACAGCTACGGCCTGCGCGTCACCGAAATTCGGCCCGGCATGGTGGACACCTATTTTGCGGATTCCCAGCAGGGCGAGGCCCACAAAGCCGCGTGGCTGCGCCCCGAAGATGTGGCGCAGGCCACGCTGTACGCCCTGAGCGCCCCCGCACACGCCCGCATAGACGAAATCCTGCTGCATCCCACCGTGCAGGATGTGGCGTTTTAG
- a CDS encoding class I SAM-dependent rRNA methyltransferase — protein MKKSLSVTLSPAAVRRIAGRYPFGHSGDIAAADAGIAPGEVVDVRDPGGPFVGRGYFNPDGATPLRMLTWQKEEIDLKFYRSRIRAALARRAGRILNTDAMRVLHAEADGMPGVIADQFGGVLSVQFRNAGVERHRDLILRALREETGAASAFERSDTGERRREGLGLQTGILWGDVPERVTFFEDDLNLHFAPMDAQKTGFFLDQRDNRRMMRGLIKPGEHFLDVYSYTGGFSLHAARAGAKAVAIDKDNVALAVLEREAGLNEVRVGVRWGDAIEQLTGLEKEKRTFSAAVLDPPTLAKRKDDVPRAKRIFTDGAARALRMLTPGGHLLISTCAHYIRVDDLLDAARVASGEAGCDAEVTAITYQPADHPHLLSVPESLYLKSILLRKEG, from the coding sequence ATGAAGAAGAGTCTGTCTGTGACCCTCAGCCCTGCTGCTGTTCGGCGCATCGCGGGGCGCTATCCGTTCGGGCATTCCGGCGATATTGCTGCCGCCGATGCGGGTATTGCCCCCGGCGAAGTGGTGGATGTGCGCGACCCCGGCGGGCCGTTTGTGGGCCGGGGCTACTTTAACCCCGACGGCGCGACACCGCTGCGAATGTTGACGTGGCAAAAAGAAGAGATTGACCTGAAGTTTTACCGCTCCCGGATTCGTGCGGCGCTGGCACGGCGGGCCGGAAGAATCCTGAACACCGACGCCATGCGCGTGCTACACGCCGAAGCCGACGGCATGCCGGGAGTGATTGCCGACCAGTTCGGGGGCGTGCTGAGTGTGCAGTTCCGGAATGCGGGTGTGGAGCGTCACCGCGACCTGATCCTGCGTGCCCTGCGCGAAGAAACGGGCGCGGCCAGTGCCTTCGAGCGCAGCGATACGGGCGAACGCCGCCGCGAAGGGCTGGGGCTGCAAACAGGCATCCTGTGGGGCGACGTGCCGGAGCGCGTGACTTTTTTCGAGGACGACCTGAACCTGCACTTTGCGCCGATGGACGCACAGAAAACCGGGTTCTTTCTGGATCAGCGCGACAACCGCCGCATGATGCGCGGCCTGATCAAGCCCGGTGAACACTTTTTGGACGTGTACAGCTACACGGGCGGCTTCTCTCTGCACGCGGCGCGGGCCGGAGCCAAAGCCGTTGCCATAGACAAGGACAATGTGGCGTTGGCCGTGCTGGAGCGCGAAGCAGGCCTGAACGAAGTGCGCGTGGGCGTGCGCTGGGGCGACGCGATAGAGCAATTGACCGGACTGGAAAAGGAGAAGCGCACTTTCAGCGCTGCCGTCCTCGACCCGCCCACGCTGGCTAAGCGCAAGGACGACGTGCCCCGCGCCAAGCGGATTTTTACCGACGGAGCCGCCCGCGCCCTACGAATGCTGACCCCCGGCGGGCATCTGCTGATCAGCACTTGTGCCCATTACATCCGCGTAGACGACCTGCTGGACGCGGCGCGGGTAGCAAGCGGCGAGGCAGGCTGCGACGCCGAAGTGACGGCCATCACCTACCAACCTGCCGACCATCCCCACCTGCTGAGCGTGCCGGAAAGCCTGTACCTCAAGAGTATTTTGCTGCGGAAAGAGGGGTAA
- a CDS encoding protease complex subunit PrcB family protein: MKSSKFVLGGLLALSAGLLAGCSMTGAGNVRVHEATLYGGTQERIVWVYGTLGSSTQSSLKIGGVAVTLQPQVGQDPLALAGTLSVNGKATYRLPSTPSNVKVNVTRDAAGLFSVRPEGGAALSAVYFTDGTRWQKLSTTNGVATGVGVNGLAGAGNLTSEEGAALGQALLGQGPLAVAVLNEQSAGDAALTVEPAPQESLRTALYVLPGVRTVSSIGTGTTGTVTTTPGTGAGTTAGRVGFVEVASGTNASATSGAIQIATTQTALGSVYATAYGRQTGIPAAPRLNAGETAVGIFLGQRNTGGYSVRVTNASAQNGVLTLTVAVTAPGAGSITTQAITSPWTLVRLSGSYSQVRVVDTNGTPLQLGQ; encoded by the coding sequence ATGAAGTCTTCTAAATTCGTTCTGGGTGGTCTGTTGGCACTGAGCGCCGGACTGCTGGCGGGGTGCAGCATGACAGGTGCAGGCAATGTGCGGGTTCACGAAGCCACGCTGTACGGCGGCACGCAGGAACGCATCGTGTGGGTGTACGGCACGCTGGGCAGCAGCACCCAAAGCAGCCTGAAAATTGGCGGCGTGGCGGTGACGTTGCAGCCCCAAGTCGGGCAAGACCCGCTGGCGTTGGCCGGAACCCTCAGCGTGAACGGCAAGGCCACCTACCGCCTGCCCAGCACGCCCAGCAACGTGAAAGTGAACGTGACTCGCGACGCGGCGGGCCTGTTCAGTGTGCGGCCCGAAGGCGGCGCGGCCCTGAGCGCCGTGTACTTTACCGATGGGACGCGCTGGCAGAAGCTGAGCACCACCAATGGGGTGGCTACCGGAGTGGGCGTGAACGGGCTGGCGGGCGCGGGCAATCTGACCAGTGAGGAAGGCGCGGCTCTGGGCCAAGCGCTGCTGGGGCAAGGGCCATTGGCCGTAGCCGTACTGAATGAACAAAGCGCAGGCGACGCCGCCCTGACGGTTGAACCTGCCCCCCAAGAAAGCCTGAGAACCGCGCTGTATGTGCTGCCGGGTGTCCGAACGGTGAGTAGCATCGGCACAGGCACGACGGGAACGGTCACCACTACGCCGGGAACTGGAGCGGGCACGACGGCTGGGCGCGTGGGCTTCGTGGAAGTCGCTAGCGGCACCAATGCCAGCGCCACTAGCGGGGCCATTCAAATCGCCACCACCCAAACCGCCCTCGGCAGCGTGTATGCCACCGCCTATGGCCGCCAGACCGGGATTCCCGCCGCGCCGCGCCTGAATGCGGGAGAAACGGCAGTCGGGATTTTCCTCGGCCAACGCAACACGGGTGGCTACAGCGTGCGCGTGACCAACGCCAGCGCCCAAAACGGCGTGCTGACTCTCACAGTGGCGGTCACGGCTCCCGGCGCGGGTTCGATTACCACGCAGGCCATCACCAGCCCGTGGACTTTGGTGCGCCTAAGCGGCAGCTACAGCCAAGTGCGCGTAGTTGATACGAACGGCACGCCGCTGCAACTGGGGCAGTAA
- the recN gene encoding DNA repair protein RecN: MTRKARTPHPPAVPQTAPQPQQVFPSGGGLARLEVRNLATIPALTLELRGGFSAFTGETGAGKSIIVDALGLLLGARANTDLIRTGEDALLVTGFWEQQSDEFSASRRVTTQGRGTARLDGEVVSVRELQEWATTHLTIHWQHSAVSLLTPANQRDLLDRQVAAESGAYRAAYRAWQEAAARLDALRTGERERARQLDLLTFQAREIAEIAPQPGEEEPLSTDLTRLANLDTIAQGAAGALELLSDGEVSATGLIAEAVRALNAGAKYDETSAGLQRDLREALDAVQAIVGELRGTAEDSAPDPEELARVEARLSALGKLRAKYGPTLEDVLAFQESVNAELAALERDEHDAGTLEADVNALKAAALAAGKALDAARTRTAAPLAASLLAVIRELGMPHARLEFRLSPLPTPVLSGISDVLLYFTANPGEDLAPLADVASGGELSRVMLAISTVLGADTPTVIFDEVDAGIGGSAALAVAAQLSGLAASRQVLVVTHLAQIAARADQHYKVEKHVEGGRTVSRVRLLNPQERLEEIARMMSGNTSDAALTHARELLSR; the protein is encoded by the coding sequence GTGACCCGCAAGGCCCGCACCCCCCACCCCCCCGCCGTACCCCAAACCGCGCCCCAGCCCCAGCAGGTTTTCCCGTCTGGCGGCGGCTTAGCTCGGCTGGAAGTGCGGAATCTGGCGACGATTCCGGCCCTGACGCTGGAACTTCGCGGCGGATTCTCGGCGTTTACGGGCGAAACGGGCGCGGGCAAAAGCATCATCGTAGACGCGCTGGGGCTGCTGCTGGGGGCGCGGGCCAACACCGATCTGATCCGCACGGGAGAAGACGCGCTGCTGGTCACAGGCTTCTGGGAACAGCAGTCGGATGAATTCAGCGCCAGCCGCCGCGTGACCACGCAGGGACGCGGAACGGCGCGGCTGGACGGCGAAGTGGTCAGCGTGCGCGAATTGCAGGAATGGGCCACCACTCACCTCACGATTCACTGGCAGCACAGCGCGGTCAGTTTGCTCACTCCTGCCAACCAGCGTGACCTGCTAGACCGGCAAGTGGCAGCAGAATCGGGCGCATACCGGGCGGCTTACCGGGCGTGGCAGGAAGCGGCGGCGCGGCTGGACGCCCTGCGAACGGGCGAGCGAGAGCGGGCGCGGCAACTGGATTTGTTGACCTTTCAAGCCCGCGAGATTGCCGAAATTGCCCCCCAACCCGGTGAGGAAGAACCGCTGAGTACCGATCTGACCCGGCTGGCAAACTTGGACACCATCGCGCAGGGGGCGGCGGGGGCGCTGGAACTCCTGTCGGATGGAGAAGTAAGCGCGACTGGGCTGATAGCCGAAGCGGTGCGGGCGCTGAACGCCGGGGCCAAATACGACGAAACGAGCGCCGGGTTGCAGCGAGATTTGCGCGAAGCCTTGGACGCCGTGCAGGCCATCGTGGGCGAGCTACGCGGCACCGCCGAAGACAGCGCCCCCGATCCCGAGGAACTGGCCCGCGTAGAAGCCCGGTTGTCGGCACTGGGCAAGCTGCGGGCCAAATACGGGCCGACATTGGAAGATGTACTGGCGTTTCAGGAGTCGGTGAATGCAGAGCTGGCCGCGCTGGAACGCGACGAACACGACGCCGGAACGCTGGAGGCCGATGTGAACGCCCTAAAAGCCGCAGCGTTGGCCGCAGGCAAGGCGCTGGACGCCGCCCGCACCCGCACCGCTGCCCCGCTGGCCGCCTCGCTACTGGCAGTCATTCGGGAATTGGGGATGCCGCACGCCCGCCTCGAATTCCGGCTGTCGCCGCTGCCCACGCCCGTGCTGAGCGGTATCAGCGACGTGCTGCTGTACTTCACGGCCAACCCCGGCGAAGACCTCGCACCCCTGGCCGATGTCGCGTCGGGCGGCGAGTTGTCGCGGGTGATGCTGGCGATCAGTACGGTGTTGGGGGCCGACACCCCCACCGTGATTTTTGACGAAGTCGACGCCGGAATCGGCGGCTCGGCGGCGTTGGCGGTGGCGGCGCAATTGTCGGGGCTGGCCGCGTCGCGTCAAGTGTTGGTGGTCACGCACCTCGCGCAGATTGCCGCCCGCGCCGATCAGCATTACAAGGTGGAAAAGCATGTAGAAGGAGGCCGCACGGTGAGCCGGGTGCGCCTGCTGAACCCCCAAGAACGCCTTGAAGAAATAGCCCGCATGATGAGCGGCAACACGTCGGATGCGGCGCTGACGCATGCGCGGGAGTTGCTGAGCCGCTGA
- a CDS encoding glycine-rich domain-containing protein translates to MHTLPSLGRHGTVSPSAISDPSPLTATLLNYTFPTALIDRLQAERRWTPALTLRALEEYRRFLVLAATGGVPVTPSKLIDEVWHLHLTFTRDYWERLTPLLPAPLHHDPANGQPGDAAHYAHQYVSTLNLYADTFGTQPPADLWPDPRQSRAATHRPKLRRWLIPLVAAFIAWATFAWSSFAVLITLGVLVVVGLAVASSSSGMPPRREKNDGGSSGGSTSSDTSGDSCDSGGGDGGGGGCGGGCGS, encoded by the coding sequence ATGCATACCTTGCCCAGTCTTGGCCGTCACGGAACCGTCAGCCCAAGCGCGATTTCAGACCCAAGCCCGCTCACTGCCACACTGCTCAACTACACCTTTCCCACCGCACTTATAGACCGCCTGCAAGCCGAACGCCGCTGGACGCCTGCCCTGACCCTGCGGGCGCTGGAAGAATATCGCCGCTTTCTGGTACTGGCCGCGACGGGCGGGGTTCCGGTCACGCCGTCCAAACTGATAGATGAAGTGTGGCACCTGCACCTGACCTTTACCCGCGACTACTGGGAGCGCCTGACGCCGCTGCTGCCCGCGCCGCTGCACCACGACCCGGCCAATGGGCAACCCGGCGACGCCGCGCACTACGCTCATCAGTACGTGTCTACGCTGAATCTGTACGCCGACACCTTCGGAACCCAGCCGCCTGCTGACCTGTGGCCCGACCCGCGCCAGAGCCGTGCAGCCACACACCGCCCAAAGCTTCGGCGCTGGCTGATTCCACTGGTCGCCGCCTTTATCGCGTGGGCCACGTTCGCATGGAGCAGTTTCGCGGTACTGATCACCTTGGGCGTGCTGGTGGTGGTGGGGTTGGCGGTGGCGTCAAGCAGTTCAGGGATGCCGCCGCGCCGCGAGAAGAATGACGGCGGCAGCTCTGGCGGCAGCACCAGTTCGGACACCAGCGGCGACAGTTGCGATTCTGGCGGGGGCGACGGTGGTGGAGGTGGCTGCGGCGGCGGATGCGGAAGCTAG
- the tilS gene encoding tRNA lysidine(34) synthetase TilS: protein MLSLTSLLTPYAAQTVVVGVSGGADSVALLLALRLAGARVRVAHLDHALRPDSADDARWVQRLCAELGVPCEVARVDVGAVAARRGWNGEDAARRVRYDFLSRVAKKAGASAILTAHTRRDQAETVLMALLRGEAVLHGIPAVRGRVHRPWLAVSRADVEAFLVAQHQAWREDPSNADPAFTRAWLRLEVMPVLAARFPGIELALARLARLGAEDDAALSELAARITTHAPLSAQPPAVLRRWVRQELMRSGLDFHADQLEALAAALQESATLHLTLPGARQVTATGGKLYTAPQAWPPPDLPFPEGWLLRTRQPADRIRLSAGTRKLSDVLTDAKVPRESRDAVPVLVSAAGVQWVGLRPPVWAEGARAVAGVPEDFHHTAMGEALALAHAAAESGEVPVGAVVLHGGKVVGRGRNTSREAGDMTRHAELAALREAAATLGTPYLTECTLVVTLEPCPMCLGAALEARIGGIVYGAANPKAGALGGVLDVLAAHWGHTPTVLGGVRAAEAARLLKTTFRQVRQAKTSPQTHERDPA from the coding sequence GTGTTGTCGCTGACTTCCCTGCTAACTCCCTACGCCGCCCAGACTGTGGTGGTGGGCGTGTCGGGTGGGGCCGACAGTGTGGCGTTGCTGCTGGCCTTGCGCTTGGCGGGGGCGCGGGTGAGGGTGGCCCACCTCGATCATGCCCTGCGCCCCGATTCTGCCGACGATGCCCGCTGGGTGCAGCGATTGTGCGCCGAATTGGGCGTGCCCTGCGAGGTGGCGCGGGTAGATGTCGGCGCGGTGGCCGCCCGCCGGGGCTGGAATGGGGAAGATGCGGCCCGGCGCGTGCGCTACGATTTCCTCTCCAGAGTCGCCAAGAAAGCTGGAGCTTCCGCCATACTCACGGCCCACACCCGGCGCGATCAGGCCGAAACCGTGCTGATGGCCCTGCTGCGTGGGGAAGCGGTGCTGCACGGCATTCCCGCCGTGCGGGGGCGGGTGCATCGGCCTTGGCTGGCGGTGTCGCGGGCCGACGTAGAGGCGTTTTTGGTGGCCCAGCATCAGGCTTGGCGAGAAGACCCCAGCAACGCCGATCCGGCCTTTACGCGGGCGTGGCTGCGGCTGGAAGTGATGCCCGTGCTGGCGGCCCGTTTTCCGGGGATAGAACTGGCTCTGGCCCGACTGGCCCGACTCGGTGCCGAAGATGACGCCGCCCTGTCCGAATTGGCCGCCCGCATCACAACACATGCTCCGTTGTCGGCCCAGCCTCCCGCCGTGCTGCGCCGCTGGGTGAGGCAGGAGTTGATGAGGTCAGGCCTCGACTTTCACGCCGATCAATTGGAGGCATTGGCGGCGGCGTTGCAAGAATCGGCCACCCTGCACCTGACCTTGCCGGGAGCGCGGCAGGTCACAGCCACCGGGGGCAAGCTGTACACCGCGCCGCAAGCGTGGCCCCCGCCCGATCTCCCCTTCCCAGAGGGCTGGCTGTTGAGGACTCGCCAACCCGCAGACCGAATTCGCCTGTCTGCCGGAACCCGCAAACTCAGCGACGTACTGACCGATGCCAAAGTGCCGCGAGAGAGCCGGGACGCCGTGCCCGTGCTGGTGTCTGCCGCTGGCGTGCAGTGGGTAGGTCTGCGCCCGCCCGTGTGGGCCGAGGGTGCCCGCGCCGTGGCGGGCGTGCCGGAAGATTTCCATCACACGGCAATGGGCGAGGCTTTGGCACTGGCCCACGCCGCCGCCGAGTCCGGAGAGGTTCCGGTGGGCGCGGTGGTGCTGCACGGGGGCAAGGTGGTGGGTCGGGGCCGCAACACGTCCCGCGAGGCGGGCGACATGACCCGGCACGCGGAATTGGCCGCCCTTAGGGAAGCCGCCGCCACGCTGGGCACGCCGTACCTCACCGAATGCACGTTGGTGGTCACGCTGGAACCCTGCCCGATGTGCTTGGGCGCGGCGCTGGAAGCAAGGATCGGGGGCATCGTGTACGGCGCGGCCAACCCCAAAGCCGGGGCGCTGGGCGGCGTGCTGGATGTGTTGGCCGCCCATTGGGGTCATACGCCAACGGTGCTGGGCGGCGTGCGGGCGGCGGAGGCGGCGCGGCTCCTCAAAACCACGTTTCGGCAGGTGCGGCAGGCGAAAACATCCCCCCAAACACACGAACGCGACCCCGCCTGA
- the pckA gene encoding phosphoenolpyruvate carboxykinase (ATP), which translates to MSLTSARQEATGLPDSHPTTATLTDLGIHNATLHLQPGVTELYEAALRRGEGRIAAGGPLAVRTNKTGRSPKDRFIVEDDLTRDAVWWGGFNTPISPVVFDRLLDKMTAYINTGANADGKELFVQHLFAGTDPAHRLGVRFVQEMAYHSLFVRNMFVRPSAEELADFAPDWTVLNLPGFRADPVQDGVRSDTFILVNFSRKMVLIGGTEYAGENKKAIFGVLNFLLPERGVMPMHCSANVGADIDGKGGDVALFFGLSGTGKTTLSADPTRALIGDDEHGWTDDGVFNFEGGCYAKVIGLNAEAEPDIYRTTHTFGTVLENVVLGSDGTPDLNDGSLTENTRSAYPIDQIGNIVEAGRAGHPRNIVFLTADAYGVLPPISRLTPEQTMYFFLSGFTAKIPGTEDGITEPQPTFSTCFGAPFMPRHPGEYARLLAQKVQASGAQVWLVNTGWTGGMYGQGKRMSIRHTRAMLNAALSGGLDGVTFEREPHFGLEIPAQVSGVPDGVLNPRDAWADAAAYDVVARKLARMFRENFKRFESGVDGAVTASMPDPDGQN; encoded by the coding sequence ATGAGCCTGACCAGCGCACGCCAAGAGGCGACGGGGTTGCCAGACAGCCATCCAACCACAGCCACCCTGACCGATTTGGGCATCCACAACGCCACGCTACACCTTCAACCCGGCGTGACTGAACTGTACGAGGCTGCCCTGCGGCGCGGCGAAGGCCGAATCGCGGCGGGCGGCCCCTTGGCGGTTCGCACCAACAAAACAGGCCGCAGCCCCAAAGACCGCTTTATCGTGGAAGACGACCTGACGCGCGACGCCGTGTGGTGGGGCGGATTCAACACGCCGATCAGCCCGGTGGTGTTTGACCGCCTGCTGGACAAGATGACGGCGTATATCAACACTGGCGCGAATGCAGATGGAAAAGAGCTATTTGTGCAGCACCTGTTTGCGGGCACCGACCCGGCCCACCGCCTCGGCGTGCGCTTTGTGCAGGAAATGGCGTACCACTCGCTGTTTGTACGCAATATGTTCGTGCGGCCCAGTGCCGAGGAATTGGCCGACTTTGCGCCCGACTGGACAGTGCTGAATCTGCCCGGATTCCGTGCCGACCCCGTGCAGGACGGCGTTCGCAGCGACACCTTCATTCTGGTCAATTTCAGCCGGAAAATGGTACTGATCGGCGGCACCGAGTACGCGGGCGAGAACAAAAAAGCCATCTTCGGCGTGCTGAATTTCCTGTTGCCAGAGCGGGGCGTGATGCCTATGCACTGCTCGGCCAACGTGGGGGCCGATATTGATGGGAAGGGCGGCGACGTAGCGCTGTTTTTCGGACTGAGTGGCACGGGCAAAACCACCCTCAGCGCCGACCCCACTCGCGCCCTGATCGGGGATGACGAACACGGCTGGACAGACGACGGCGTCTTTAATTTCGAAGGCGGCTGCTACGCCAAAGTGATCGGCTTGAACGCCGAGGCGGAACCTGATATTTACCGCACCACCCATACCTTTGGCACGGTGCTGGAAAATGTGGTGTTGGGCAGCGATGGCACGCCTGACCTGAACGACGGCAGCCTGACCGAAAACACCCGCAGCGCCTACCCGATTGATCAGATCGGCAACATCGTGGAGGCGGGCCGCGCCGGGCATCCACGCAATATCGTGTTCCTGACCGCCGACGCTTACGGCGTGCTGCCCCCGATCAGCCGCCTGACGCCCGAACAGACCATGTACTTTTTCCTGAGTGGTTTTACGGCCAAGATTCCCGGCACCGAAGACGGCATCACCGAGCCGCAGCCCACCTTCAGCACCTGCTTTGGTGCGCCCTTTATGCCCCGGCATCCCGGCGAATATGCCCGCCTGCTGGCCCAGAAAGTGCAGGCCAGCGGAGCGCAGGTCTGGTTGGTGAACACGGGCTGGACGGGCGGCATGTACGGTCAGGGCAAACGCATGAGCATCCGGCACACGCGGGCCATGCTGAATGCGGCGCTGTCGGGCGGGCTGGACGGCGTGACGTTTGAGCGCGAACCCCACTTTGGGCTAGAGATTCCGGCACAGGTTTCCGGCGTGCCAGACGGCGTGCTGAACCCGCGCGACGCTTGGGCTGATGCCGCCGCCTATGACGTGGTGGCCCGCAAACTGGCCCGCATGTTCCGCGAGAATTTCAAGCGCTTCGAGAGCGGCGTGGACGGGGCGGTCACAGCGAGTATGCCCGACCCGGACGGACAAAACTGA
- a CDS encoding SDR family oxidoreductase produces the protein MDQVVLVTGGSRGIGAATALLAARQGYAVAVNYRQDAAAAQAVVTAIEASGGRAIAIQADVSSEVDVERMFREVARQLGTLTALVNNAGILEQQTRVEHLDAARLRRIFDTNVIGSFLCAREAVRCMSTRRGGQGGAIVNVSSRAAVLGSAGEYVDYAASKGAVDTLTVGLAHEVAGEGIRVNSVRPGLITTDMHASGGEPERVARLSAGVPMGRGGEPEEVARAILWLLSEEASYTTGAILDVSGGR, from the coding sequence ATGGATCAAGTGGTGCTGGTGACAGGCGGAAGTCGGGGCATCGGGGCGGCCACGGCGTTGCTGGCCGCCCGACAAGGCTACGCGGTGGCCGTGAATTACAGGCAGGATGCCGCCGCTGCCCAAGCAGTCGTGACAGCCATAGAGGCAAGTGGAGGCCGAGCAATTGCCATTCAGGCCGACGTGAGCAGTGAAGTTGATGTAGAAAGGATGTTCCGGGAAGTTGCGCGGCAGTTGGGCACGTTGACCGCCTTGGTGAACAACGCGGGCATTTTGGAGCAGCAGACCCGTGTGGAACACTTGGACGCCGCCCGCCTCAGACGAATCTTCGACACCAACGTGATCGGCAGTTTTTTGTGTGCCCGCGAAGCCGTGCGCTGCATGTCCACGCGGCGCGGCGGGCAAGGCGGCGCAATCGTGAACGTGTCGTCGCGGGCGGCGGTGCTGGGTTCGGCGGGCGAATATGTGGACTATGCGGCGTCTAAGGGCGCGGTAGACACCCTGACCGTTGGACTGGCCCACGAAGTCGCGGGCGAAGGCATCCGCGTAAACAGCGTGCGCCCCGGCCTGATTACCACCGACATGCACGCCAGCGGCGGCGAGCCGGAGCGTGTGGCGCGGCTGTCTGCGGGCGTGCCGATGGGCCGGGGCGGGGAACCGGAGGAAGTGGCGCGGGCCATTCTCTGGCTGCTGTCAGAGGAAGCGTCGTATACGACTGGGGCCATTCTGGACGTGTCGGGCGGGCGTTGA
- a CDS encoding helix-turn-helix domain-containing protein, whose amino-acid sequence MPVRVNLERVLIERHMTLSELSVRVGVTLANLSILKTGKARAIRFSTLDAICRALHCQPGDLLEWVDGPPDADE is encoded by the coding sequence ATGCCTGTCCGGGTCAACTTAGAGCGCGTGCTGATTGAGCGCCACATGACCCTCAGCGAACTGTCGGTGCGGGTGGGGGTCACGCTCGCCAACCTCAGCATTCTGAAAACGGGCAAGGCGCGGGCCATCCGGTTTTCCACGCTGGACGCCATTTGCCGCGCCCTGCACTGCCAACCCGGAGACCTGCTGGAGTGGGTAGACGGCCCGCCCGATGCCGACGAATAA
- a CDS encoding peroxiredoxin, whose translation MTTASPLLTPAPNMAPEFSARSDDGRTLRLSELRGKWVILFFYPRAGSPGCSIEARRFEAKVADFDALNAQLIGVSLDTEARQAKFRDSCGLSYPLIPDGDRTLSKAYGVIGGLGGLLGMAARETFLIAPDGTLARHWRTVNPANHASDVLKDLQTRSCDWPKA comes from the coding sequence ATGACCACCGCCTCGCCCCTGCTCACCCCAGCGCCCAACATGGCCCCCGAATTTTCGGCCCGCAGCGACGATGGCCGCACGCTGCGCCTGTCGGAACTGCGCGGCAAGTGGGTCATCTTGTTCTTCTACCCGCGTGCCGGATCGCCCGGATGCAGCATCGAGGCCCGGCGGTTCGAGGCCAAAGTCGCCGACTTTGACGCCCTAAACGCCCAGCTGATCGGCGTGAGTCTGGACACCGAAGCCCGGCAGGCCAAGTTCCGCGACTCCTGCGGCCTGTCCTATCCCCTGATTCCAGACGGTGACCGCACCTTGTCTAAGGCGTATGGCGTCATCGGTGGACTCGGCGGGTTGCTGGGCATGGCCGCCCGCGAAACGTTTCTGATTGCCCCAGACGGCACGCTGGCCCGTCACTGGCGCACCGTGAATCCGGCCAACCACGCCTCAGACGTGCTGAAAGACCTGCAAACGCGCAGTTGCGACTGGCCTAAAGCGTAG